A genomic segment from Sphingomonas astaxanthinifaciens DSM 22298 encodes:
- the rpoB gene encoding DNA-directed RNA polymerase subunit beta — translation MATKSIEIPHNTSSGRSTKTRRIRKIFGNIHEISEMPNLIEVQRESYEQFLRSDPATGYVSGLEKTLRSVFPIQDFAGTAHLDFDHYVLEDPKFDTDECRQRGLTYAAPMRVTLRLTSFEIDPDTEAKSVIDIKEQDVYMGDMPLMTQNGTFIINGTERVIVSQMHRSPGVLFDHDRGKTHASGKYLFAARVIPYRGSWLDFEFDAKDIVNVRIDRKRKLPVTALLHALGLTSEEILNEFYNRVTYVRGPNGWQIPYVAENWRGQKPMFDIVNADTGEVAFKAGEKITPRRANQAGKEGLANLIIPTETIFGRFSAYDLINESTGQIYVEAGDEISPENLEALDKAGVDRLELLDIDYVNTGPWIRNTLKADKSEDGDQALSDIYRVMRPGEPPTRETADALFYGLFFDPERYDLSAVGRVKLNMRLGLDAEDTVTTLRREDILAVVKELVNLKDGKGEIDDIDNLANRRVRSVGELLENQYRVGLLRMERAVKERMSSVDVSTVMPNDLINAKPAVAAVREFFGSSQLSQFMDQTNPLSEVTHKRRVSALGPGGLTRERAGFEVRDVHPTHYGRICPIETPEGPNIGLINSLASFSRVNKYGFIETPYRKVVDNKVTDEVVYLSAMEEAKHTIAQANAELNPDGTFAEEIVSSRRNGDFLIAPRDQITLMDVSPKQLVSVAASLIPFLENDDANRALMGSNMQRQAVPLLQADAPLVGTGMEETVARDSGAAIAARRAGIVDQVDATRVVIRVTSELRPGESGVDIYSLMKFQRSNQSTCINQRPLVKVGDVVEAGEIIADGPSTQFGELALGRNVLVAFMPWNGYNYEDSILISERIVKDDVFTSIHIEEFEVMARDTKLGPEDITRDIPNVGEEALRNLDEAGIVYIGAEVEPGDILVGKITPKGESPMTPEEKLLRAIFGEKASDVRDTSLRLPPGVAGTIVDVRVFNRHGIDIDDRTRAIQAEEKDRLKGDAESERRILNRATFARLQEMLVGQVATAAPKTIKKGATLDAEMLEATEKHDWWKIAVKDDARQADIEALKGQYDEAEAAIRRKLEDRIGKVEAGDELAPGVLKMVKVFVAVKRKLQPGDKMAGRHGNKGVISRILPIEDMPFLEDGTHADIVLNPLGVPSRMNVGQIFETHLGWAARGLGRQIGEMLEDMHNRGSDFAGKDVAAIREKLKSLYGEQYHGDVDARSDEEVIDLARNLVGGLPMGTPVFDGAREADVSAMLTKAGLATSGQSTLYDGRTGEPFDRQVTMGIIYMLKLHHLVDDKIHARSIGPYSLVTQQPLGGKAQFGGQRFGEMEVWALQAYGAAYTLQEMLTVKSDDVIGRTKVYEAIVKGDDTFEAGIPESFNVLVKEMRSLGLNVELDSVDNLDEPPALAAE, via the coding sequence ATGGCCACCAAGTCGATCGAAATTCCGCACAACACGTCTTCGGGACGCTCCACCAAGACGCGTCGCATCCGCAAGATCTTCGGCAACATCCACGAGATCAGCGAGATGCCGAACCTCATCGAGGTTCAGCGCGAAAGCTACGAGCAGTTCCTGCGCTCCGATCCCGCGACCGGCTATGTGTCGGGCCTCGAGAAGACGCTTCGTTCGGTCTTCCCGATCCAGGATTTCGCCGGCACCGCGCACCTCGACTTCGACCATTACGTCCTCGAGGACCCCAAGTTCGACACCGACGAGTGCCGCCAGCGCGGGCTGACCTATGCCGCGCCGATGCGCGTGACGCTGCGCCTCACCTCCTTCGAGATCGATCCCGACACCGAGGCCAAGTCGGTGATCGATATCAAGGAGCAGGACGTCTACATGGGCGACATGCCGCTCATGACGCAGAACGGCACCTTCATCATCAACGGGACCGAGCGCGTCATCGTCAGCCAGATGCACCGCTCGCCGGGCGTCCTGTTCGACCATGACCGCGGCAAGACCCATGCCTCGGGCAAGTATCTCTTCGCCGCGCGCGTCATTCCCTATCGCGGCAGCTGGCTCGACTTCGAGTTCGACGCCAAGGACATCGTCAACGTCCGCATCGACCGCAAGCGCAAGCTCCCGGTCACCGCGCTGCTCCACGCGCTTGGCCTGACCTCGGAAGAGATCCTCAACGAATTCTACAACCGCGTGACCTACGTCCGCGGCCCGAACGGCTGGCAGATTCCCTACGTCGCCGAGAACTGGCGCGGCCAGAAGCCGATGTTCGACATCGTCAACGCCGACACCGGCGAAGTGGCGTTCAAGGCCGGCGAGAAGATCACTCCCCGCCGCGCCAACCAGGCCGGCAAGGAAGGCCTCGCCAACCTGATCATCCCGACCGAGACCATCTTCGGCCGCTTCTCGGCCTATGACCTGATCAACGAGTCGACCGGCCAGATCTACGTCGAGGCCGGTGACGAGATCAGCCCCGAGAACCTCGAGGCGCTCGACAAGGCGGGCGTCGACCGGCTCGAGCTGCTCGACATCGATTATGTCAACACTGGCCCCTGGATCCGCAACACGCTCAAGGCCGACAAGTCGGAAGACGGCGACCAGGCGCTGAGCGACATCTACCGCGTCATGCGCCCCGGCGAGCCGCCGACGCGCGAGACCGCCGATGCCCTCTTCTACGGCCTGTTCTTCGATCCGGAGCGCTACGACCTGTCGGCCGTCGGCCGGGTCAAGCTCAACATGCGCCTCGGCCTCGACGCCGAGGACACGGTCACCACGCTTCGCCGCGAGGACATCCTGGCGGTGGTCAAGGAGCTGGTGAACCTCAAGGACGGCAAGGGCGAGATCGACGACATCGACAACCTCGCCAACCGCCGCGTGCGTTCGGTCGGCGAGCTGCTCGAGAATCAGTATCGCGTCGGCCTCCTGCGCATGGAGCGCGCGGTCAAGGAGCGCATGAGCTCGGTCGACGTCTCGACCGTCATGCCGAACGACCTAATCAACGCGAAGCCCGCGGTCGCCGCGGTGCGCGAGTTCTTCGGCTCCTCGCAGCTCTCGCAGTTCATGGACCAGACCAACCCGCTGTCGGAAGTCACCCACAAGCGGCGCGTCTCGGCCCTCGGACCGGGCGGTCTCACCCGTGAGCGCGCGGGCTTCGAAGTCCGCGACGTCCACCCGACCCACTATGGCCGCATCTGCCCGATCGAGACTCCGGAAGGCCCGAACATCGGCCTGATCAATTCGCTCGCCAGCTTCAGCCGGGTCAACAAGTACGGCTTCATCGAGACCCCGTATCGCAAGGTGGTCGACAACAAGGTGACCGACGAGGTCGTCTATCTGTCGGCGATGGAAGAGGCCAAGCACACGATCGCGCAGGCCAACGCCGAGCTGAACCCCGACGGCACCTTCGCCGAGGAGATCGTCTCGTCGCGGCGCAACGGTGACTTCCTGATCGCCCCGCGCGACCAGATCACGCTGATGGACGTCAGCCCCAAGCAGCTCGTCTCGGTCGCGGCCTCGCTGATCCCGTTCCTCGAGAACGACGACGCCAACCGCGCGCTGATGGGCTCGAACATGCAGCGCCAGGCGGTTCCGCTCCTGCAGGCCGACGCGCCGCTGGTCGGCACCGGCATGGAAGAGACGGTCGCGCGTGACTCGGGCGCCGCCATCGCGGCCCGCCGCGCCGGCATCGTCGACCAGGTCGATGCGACCCGCGTGGTCATCCGCGTCACCTCCGAGCTTCGCCCCGGCGAGAGCGGCGTCGACATCTACAGCCTGATGAAGTTCCAGCGCTCGAACCAGTCGACCTGCATCAACCAGCGTCCGCTGGTGAAGGTCGGCGACGTGGTCGAGGCCGGCGAGATCATCGCCGACGGTCCCTCGACCCAGTTCGGCGAGCTGGCGCTCGGCCGCAACGTCCTCGTCGCGTTCATGCCGTGGAACGGCTACAACTATGAGGACTCGATCCTGATCTCCGAGCGGATCGTGAAGGACGACGTCTTCACCTCGATCCACATCGAGGAGTTCGAGGTCATGGCCCGCGACACCAAGCTCGGGCCGGAAGACATCACGCGCGATATCCCCAACGTCGGCGAGGAAGCGCTCCGCAACCTCGACGAGGCGGGCATCGTCTACATCGGGGCCGAGGTCGAGCCGGGCGACATCCTGGTCGGCAAGATCACGCCGAAGGGCGAAAGCCCGATGACGCCGGAAGAAAAGCTCCTCCGCGCCATCTTCGGCGAAAAGGCCTCGGACGTCCGCGACACCTCGCTGCGTCTGCCGCCGGGTGTTGCCGGCACGATCGTCGACGTTCGCGTCTTCAACCGTCACGGCATCGACATCGACGACCGTACCCGCGCCATCCAGGCCGAGGAGAAGGATCGTCTCAAGGGCGACGCCGAGTCCGAGCGCCGGATCCTCAACCGCGCGACGTTCGCGCGTCTGCAGGAAATGCTGGTCGGCCAGGTCGCGACCGCCGCGCCCAAGACGATCAAGAAGGGGGCTACCCTCGACGCCGAGATGCTCGAGGCGACCGAGAAGCACGACTGGTGGAAGATCGCCGTCAAGGACGATGCCCGCCAGGCCGACATCGAGGCGCTCAAGGGCCAGTATGACGAGGCCGAAGCGGCGATCCGCCGCAAGCTCGAGGACCGCATCGGCAAGGTTGAGGCGGGCGACGAGCTGGCCCCGGGCGTGCTCAAGATGGTCAAGGTCTTCGTCGCGGTGAAGCGCAAGCTGCAGCCGGGCGACAAGATGGCCGGCCGTCACGGCAACAAGGGCGTCATCAGCCGCATCCTGCCGATCGAGGACATGCCGTTCCTCGAGGACGGGACTCACGCCGACATCGTGCTGAACCCGCTGGGCGTGCCCTCGCGCATGAACGTCGGGCAGATCTTCGAGACGCACCTCGGCTGGGCCGCGCGCGGCCTCGGCCGGCAGATTGGCGAGATGCTCGAGGACATGCACAATCGCGGCTCGGACTTCGCCGGCAAGGACGTGGCGGCGATCCGCGAGAAGCTGAAGAGCCTCTACGGCGAGCAGTATCACGGTGATGTCGACGCGCGTTCGGACGAGGAAGTCATCGACCTCGCCCGCAACCTCGTCGGCGGCCTGCCGATGGGCACCCCGGTGTTCGACGGCGCGCGCGAAGCGGACGTGTCGGCCATGCTGACCAAGGCCGGCCTCGCCACCTCGGGCCAGTCGACGCTCTACGACGGCCGCACCGGTGAGCCGTTCGACCGCCAGGTGACCATGGGCATCATCTACATGCTCAAGCTTCACCACCTGGTCGACGACAAGATCCACGCGCGTTCGATCGGGCCGTACAGCCTCGTCACCCAGCAGCCGCTGGGCGGCAAGGCGCAGTTCGGCGGCCAGCGCTTCGGCGAAATGGAGGTCTGGGCGCTCCAGGCCTATGGCGCCGCCTACACGCTGCAGGAGATGCTGACGGTCAAGTCGGACGACGTGATCGGCCGGACCAAGGTCTACGAAGCGATCGTCAAGGGCGACGACACCTTCGAGGCCGGAATTCCGGAGAGCTTCAACGTGCTGGTCAAGGAAATGCGCTCGCTCGGCCTCAACGTCGAACTCGACAGCGTCGACAACCTCGACGAGCCGCCGGCGCTCGCGGCGGAGTGA
- the rpoC gene encoding DNA-directed RNA polymerase subunit beta': protein MNELTNFANPVAKPETFDQIKIGIASPDKIRSWSFGEIKKPETINYRTFKPERDGLFCARIFGPIKDYECLCGKYKRMKYKGIVCEKCGVEVTVSKVRRERMGHIELAAPVAHIWFLKSLPSRIGLLLDMQLKQLERILYFESYVVIEPGLTPLEKYQLLTEDELLEAQDEHGEDAFSAGIGAEAVKIMLMDLDLEGERKQLLEELAVTKSELKPKKIIKRLKVVESFLESGNRPEWMILDVVPVIPPELRPLVPLDGGRFATSDLNDLYRRVINRNNRLKRLIELRAPDIIVRNEKRMLQEAVDALFDNGRRGRTITGANKRPLKSLSDMLKGKQGRFRQNLLGKRVDYSGRSVIVTGPELKLHQCGLPKKMALELFKPFIYSRLDAKGLSMTLKQAKKWVEKERKEVWDILDEVIREHPVLLNRAPTLHRLGIQAFEPVLIEGKAIQLHPLVCAAFNADFDGDQMAVHVPLSLEAQLEARVLMMSTNNILSPANGKPIIVPSQDMVLGLYYLSMEKDGEPGQGSLLADMAEVHQALAAGVVTLHTKIVSRVPQTDENGKTYMKRFETTPGRMLLGETLPKSHKVPFETVNRLLTKKDIGDVIDEVYRHTGQKDTVLFADAIMGLGFRHAFKAGISFGKDDMVIPQAKDTLVEETRALVKDYEQQYQDGLITQQEKYNKVIDAWSRCGDRVAQEMMKEISATPKGEDGRERPVNSIYMMAHSGARGSQAQIKQLAGMRGLMAKPSGEIIETPIISNFKEGLTVLEYFNSTHGARKGLADTALKTANSGYLTRRLVDVSQDAVIVEEDCGTDQALEMRAIVQGGSVIASLADRVLGRTTAEEVVDPKTGETVIAEGVLLDEAMVAKLEAAGLQGIKIRSPLVCASRQGVCGKCYGRDLARGTPVNIGEAVGVIAAQSIGEPGTQLTMRTFHIGGAAQLNEQSNLEAPVDGTIEFRDMPTITDPRGRHISLSRSGEIAILDMDGRELSTHRVPYGAHLLCENGHIVSKGDRIAEWDPSFSPVITEKAGSIKFQDLIENRTMTEQTDEATGISQRVVTEDMAKSKKEDLRPRLTLLGDNAQEAGVYRLAAGAIVAVEDGATVEAGEVLARMPREAAKTRDITGGLPRVAELFEARTPKDKAIIARVSGRVQFLKDYKAKRKIAIVPDDGSEPHEELVPKSRVIDVQEGDYVKRGDNLVGGSPDPHDILEALGVVALAEYLVTEIQEVYRLQGVKINDKHIEVIVRQMLQKVEITDDGDTTLLKGEQVDREEMDEINSKLGKGERPASGKPILLGITKASLQTRSFISAASFQETTRVLTEASVQGKIDTLNGLKENVIVGRLIPAGTGAGMNRLRVAASSRDASLRAAQRKLQEALIAPNSAAEEHAAELAQNPRDASAGGHDPLGDVVASGHGTDADAGDYLQS, encoded by the coding sequence ATGAACGAGCTGACCAACTTCGCGAACCCGGTGGCCAAGCCGGAGACCTTCGACCAGATCAAGATCGGCATCGCCTCCCCGGACAAGATCCGTTCGTGGTCGTTCGGCGAGATCAAGAAGCCCGAGACGATCAACTATCGCACGTTCAAGCCCGAGCGTGACGGCCTGTTCTGCGCGCGCATCTTCGGTCCGATCAAGGACTACGAATGCCTGTGCGGCAAGTACAAGCGCATGAAGTACAAGGGCATCGTCTGCGAGAAGTGCGGTGTCGAAGTCACCGTCTCGAAGGTCCGCCGTGAGCGCATGGGCCACATCGAGCTGGCCGCGCCGGTCGCCCACATCTGGTTTTTGAAGTCGCTGCCGAGCCGCATCGGCCTGCTGCTCGACATGCAGCTCAAGCAGCTCGAGCGGATCCTCTATTTCGAGTCTTACGTGGTCATCGAGCCGGGCCTGACCCCGCTCGAGAAGTATCAGCTGCTGACCGAGGACGAGCTCCTCGAGGCGCAGGACGAGCATGGCGAAGACGCCTTTTCGGCCGGCATCGGCGCCGAGGCGGTCAAGATCATGCTCATGGACCTCGACCTCGAGGGCGAGCGCAAGCAGCTCCTCGAGGAGCTCGCGGTCACAAAGAGCGAGCTCAAGCCCAAGAAGATCATCAAGCGGCTGAAGGTCGTCGAGAGCTTCCTGGAATCGGGCAACCGTCCCGAGTGGATGATCCTCGACGTCGTTCCGGTCATCCCGCCCGAGCTTCGCCCGCTGGTGCCGCTCGACGGCGGCCGGTTCGCGACCTCGGACCTCAACGACCTCTATCGCCGCGTCATCAACCGCAACAACCGCCTGAAGCGGCTGATCGAGCTGCGCGCGCCGGACATCATCGTCCGCAACGAAAAGCGCATGCTCCAGGAAGCCGTCGACGCTTTGTTCGACAACGGCCGCCGCGGCCGCACCATCACCGGTGCCAACAAGCGTCCGCTCAAGTCGCTGTCCGACATGCTCAAGGGCAAGCAGGGCCGCTTCCGCCAGAACCTGCTCGGCAAGCGCGTCGACTATTCGGGCCGTTCGGTCATCGTCACGGGTCCGGAGCTCAAGCTCCACCAGTGCGGCCTGCCCAAGAAGATGGCGCTCGAGCTGTTCAAGCCGTTCATCTACTCGCGCCTCGACGCCAAGGGTCTGTCGATGACCCTCAAGCAGGCCAAGAAGTGGGTCGAGAAGGAGCGCAAGGAAGTCTGGGACATCCTGGATGAAGTCATCCGCGAGCATCCGGTCCTCCTGAACCGCGCGCCGACGCTCCACCGCCTCGGCATCCAGGCGTTCGAGCCGGTGCTGATCGAGGGCAAGGCGATCCAGCTCCACCCGCTGGTCTGCGCCGCCTTCAACGCCGACTTCGACGGTGACCAGATGGCCGTGCACGTTCCGCTGAGCCTCGAGGCCCAGCTGGAGGCGCGCGTGCTGATGATGAGCACTAACAACATCCTGTCGCCCGCGAACGGCAAGCCGATCATCGTGCCGTCGCAGGACATGGTGCTCGGTCTCTATTATCTTTCGATGGAGAAGGACGGGGAGCCCGGCCAGGGCTCGCTGCTCGCCGACATGGCCGAGGTCCACCAGGCCCTCGCCGCCGGCGTGGTGACCCTGCACACCAAGATCGTCAGCCGCGTCCCGCAGACGGACGAGAACGGCAAGACCTACATGAAGCGCTTCGAGACGACGCCGGGCCGCATGCTGCTCGGCGAGACGCTCCCGAAGAGCCACAAGGTGCCGTTCGAGACCGTCAACCGCCTGCTGACCAAGAAGGACATCGGCGACGTCATCGACGAGGTCTATCGTCACACCGGCCAGAAGGACACGGTGCTGTTCGCCGACGCCATCATGGGCCTCGGCTTCCGTCACGCGTTCAAGGCCGGCATCAGCTTCGGCAAGGACGACATGGTCATTCCCCAGGCCAAGGACACCCTGGTCGAGGAAACCCGTGCGCTCGTGAAGGACTATGAGCAGCAGTATCAGGACGGCCTGATCACCCAGCAGGAAAAGTACAACAAGGTGATCGACGCCTGGTCGCGTTGCGGTGATCGCGTCGCCCAGGAGATGATGAAGGAAATCTCGGCCACGCCGAAGGGCGAGGACGGCCGCGAGCGTCCGGTGAACTCCATCTACATGATGGCCCACTCCGGTGCCCGTGGTAGCCAGGCCCAGATCAAGCAGCTCGCCGGCATGCGCGGCCTCATGGCCAAGCCGTCGGGCGAGATCATCGAGACCCCGATCATCTCGAACTTCAAGGAAGGCCTGACCGTCCTTGAGTACTTCAACTCGACCCACGGCGCCCGCAAGGGTCTCGCCGACACCGCGCTCAAGACGGCGAACTCGGGTTACCTGACCCGCCGTCTCGTCGACGTGTCGCAGGATGCCGTCATCGTCGAGGAGGATTGCGGCACCGACCAGGCGCTCGAGATGCGCGCCATCGTCCAGGGCGGCTCGGTCATCGCCAGCCTCGCCGACCGCGTCCTTGGCCGCACCACGGCCGAGGAAGTCGTCGACCCCAAGACGGGCGAAACCGTGATCGCCGAGGGCGTGCTCCTCGACGAGGCGATGGTCGCGAAGCTCGAGGCCGCCGGCCTCCAGGGCATCAAGATCCGCTCGCCGCTGGTCTGCGCCAGCCGCCAGGGCGTCTGCGGCAAGTGCTACGGGCGTGACCTCGCCCGCGGCACCCCGGTCAACATCGGCGAAGCGGTCGGCGTCATCGCCGCCCAGTCGATCGGTGAGCCGGGCACGCAGCTGACCATGCGCACCTTCCACATCGGTGGTGCGGCGCAGCTCAACGAGCAGTCGAACCTCGAGGCGCCGGTCGACGGCACCATCGAGTTCCGCGACATGCCGACGATCACCGACCCGCGCGGCCGGCACATCTCGCTGTCGCGCTCGGGCGAGATCGCGATCCTCGACATGGACGGCCGCGAGCTCTCGACGCACCGCGTGCCCTACGGCGCGCACCTGCTGTGCGAGAACGGGCACATCGTCTCGAAGGGCGACCGCATCGCCGAGTGGGATCCGAGCTTCAGCCCGGTGATCACCGAGAAGGCCGGCTCGATCAAGTTCCAGGACCTGATCGAGAACCGCACCATGACCGAGCAGACCGACGAAGCGACCGGCATCAGCCAGCGCGTCGTCACCGAGGACATGGCCAAGTCGAAGAAGGAAGATCTTCGTCCGCGCCTGACCCTGCTGGGCGACAATGCGCAGGAAGCGGGCGTCTATCGCCTCGCGGCCGGCGCGATCGTCGCGGTCGAGGACGGGGCCACCGTGGAGGCCGGCGAAGTGCTCGCCCGCATGCCGCGTGAAGCCGCCAAGACTCGCGACATCACCGGCGGTCTGCCGCGCGTCGCCGAGCTGTTCGAGGCCCGCACGCCCAAGGACAAGGCGATCATCGCCCGCGTCTCGGGCCGCGTGCAGTTCCTCAAGGACTACAAGGCGAAGCGGAAGATCGCGATCGTCCCCGACGACGGCAGCGAGCCGCACGAGGAGCTGGTCCCCAAGAGCCGCGTCATCGACGTGCAGGAGGGCGACTATGTGAAGCGCGGCGACAATCTCGTCGGCGGGTCGCCCGATCCGCACGACATCCTCGAGGCGCTCGGCGTCGTCGCACTGGCCGAATATCTCGTCACCGAGATCCAGGAGGTCTATCGACTGCAGGGCGTGAAGATCAACGACAAGCACATCGAGGTGATCGTTCGCCAGATGCTGCAGAAGGTCGAGATCACCGACGACGGCGACACCACCCTCCTCAAGGGTGAGCAGGTCGATCGCGAGGAGATGGACGAGATCAACTCCAAGCTCGGCAAGGGCGAGCGTCCGGCGAGCGGCAAGCCGATCCTCCTCGGGATCACCAAGGCGTCGCTCCAGACCCGGTCGTTCATCTCGGCGGCCTCCTTCCAGGAGACCACCCGGGTGCTCACCGAGGCCTCGGTCCAGGGCAAGATCGACACGCTGAACGGGCTCAAGGAGAACGTCATCGTCGGTCGCCTCATCCCCGCCGGCACCGGCGCGGGCATGAACCGCCTGCGGGTCGCCGCCTCGAGCCGCGACGCCTCGCTCCGTGCCGCGCAGCGCAAGCTGCAGGAAGCGCTGATCGCGCCGAACTCGGCCGCCGAGGAGCATGCCGCCGAACTCGCGCAGAACCCGCGCGACGCTTCGGCCGGTGGCCATGACCCGCTCGGCGACGTCGTCGCCAGCGGCCACGGCACCGACGCCGATGCCGGTGACTATCTGCAGAGCTAG
- a CDS encoding DUF5691 domain-containing protein yields MRGLALATRPGQSRHGGAWRMSLGSFQTVKHRSTGFGPGIHFFADEALAARMPPLALPPMREEARAAFRAAIAFLRPTGNGSLKDLLNLAQARGYSADPRDWVPDAKLLDRSPLLYQPWVDFFSEEGLTPFNEGNRLTGDNWKCWKPKPRSAALSRMAAWDPEAYTRLVTDVGPSLSVTDRLSLLNHLNAGASHRGILPWQVPLIRRFLDDPAAKVREQAQAKLDSMGGIETEADHAAILAGHLAVENGRVRYAERPEPNTFPFWAHWKSTSFAALAAALGLTPIQLAHGAELDLLDQNFVMLAIQSGDREVRHILAKRELAGERPDEVHLALLHDAEPGLRRRVLEMLFQAVYWNSVQDFLAPDLGSLPPSDMHRMSAFSALEPSVVLERKQRKLPVNTSYDPLCALAWSVNKEAAQEAVDVALAAGMKPDNWRLAPLRFNLAL; encoded by the coding sequence ATGCGCGGGCTGGCATTGGCCACGAGACCGGGGCAGTCTCGACACGGGGGAGCGTGGCGTATGTCTCTGGGGTCGTTTCAGACGGTCAAGCACCGCAGCACGGGCTTCGGCCCCGGGATCCACTTTTTCGCGGACGAGGCGCTCGCCGCCCGGATGCCGCCGCTGGCCCTACCGCCGATGCGGGAAGAAGCGCGAGCGGCGTTCCGGGCCGCCATCGCCTTCCTTCGGCCGACCGGCAACGGCAGCCTCAAGGACCTGCTCAACCTGGCGCAGGCACGTGGCTACAGCGCCGATCCGCGTGACTGGGTGCCCGACGCCAAGCTCCTCGACCGCTCCCCACTCCTCTATCAGCCGTGGGTCGACTTCTTCTCGGAAGAGGGGCTGACGCCCTTCAACGAGGGGAATCGGCTTACCGGCGATAATTGGAAGTGCTGGAAGCCGAAGCCACGAAGCGCGGCCTTGTCGCGCATGGCGGCGTGGGACCCGGAGGCCTACACGCGGCTCGTGACCGACGTCGGGCCATCGCTGTCGGTCACCGACCGGCTGAGCCTGCTCAACCACCTGAATGCAGGCGCGTCGCATCGCGGTATTCTCCCTTGGCAGGTGCCGCTCATCCGGCGCTTCCTCGACGATCCCGCGGCCAAGGTCCGGGAGCAGGCGCAGGCCAAGCTCGATTCCATGGGTGGCATCGAGACCGAGGCCGACCACGCCGCGATCCTCGCCGGGCACCTCGCGGTGGAAAATGGTCGAGTCCGCTACGCCGAGCGTCCGGAGCCGAATACGTTTCCCTTCTGGGCGCACTGGAAGAGCACCAGTTTTGCGGCGTTGGCGGCAGCGCTCGGCCTGACGCCGATCCAGCTCGCCCATGGTGCCGAACTCGACCTCCTCGACCAGAATTTCGTGATGCTCGCGATCCAGAGCGGCGATCGCGAGGTGCGCCACATCCTCGCGAAGCGCGAACTCGCCGGGGAGCGACCGGACGAGGTGCACCTCGCCTTGCTGCATGACGCCGAGCCGGGCCTCAGGCGCCGCGTCCTCGAGATGCTCTTCCAGGCGGTCTATTGGAACAGTGTGCAGGATTTCCTCGCGCCTGATCTCGGCAGCTTGCCGCCGTCGGACATGCACCGGATGTCAGCCTTTTCGGCGCTCGAGCCCTCGGTCGTCCTTGAGCGCAAACAGCGCAAGCTGCCGGTCAACACGAGCTACGATCCGCTCTGTGCGCTCGCCTGGTCGGTGAACAAGGAGGCCGCGCAGGAGGCGGTGGACGTCGCGCTCGCAGCGGGCATGAAGCCCGACAACTGGCGCCTCGCGCCGCTCCGCTTCAACCTCGCGCTCTGA
- a CDS encoding entericidin EcnA/B family protein has protein sequence MRKFVTLALIGGTLALSACNTVRGAAADMNSAANCTENTINGARC, from the coding sequence ATGCGCAAGTTCGTTACCCTGGCACTGATCGGCGGCACGCTGGCTCTTTCGGCCTGCAACACCGTCCGGGGCGCGGCAGCCGACATGAACTCGGCCGCCAATTGCACCGAGAACACGATCAACGGGGCGCGCTGCTAA